TTCCAGAACCAGGTGAAATTAGTCTGGCACATTATGGAACTTTATTTTTAGATGAATTACCAGAATTTCATAAAGATGTCTTGGAAATGTTACGACAACCGATAGAAGAAGGTTCAGTTCAAATAGTAAGGGCTGCCATGAGTGTTTCTTTTCCAGCAAACTTTATGTTAGTATCTGCCATGAATCCTTGTCCCTGTGGTTATTATGGAGATGAAAAACATGAATGTAATTGTACATCACCACAAATTAATCGTTATAGATCAAAAGTATCAGGACCATTACTTGATAGAATTGATATTCATATAGAAGTACCGTCACTTAGTGTTGAAGAATTAACTGAGAGTAAAAATAACGAAGAAAGTTCTAAAGATATGAGAGCTGAAGTATTAGAAGCACATCAAGTTCAATTAAAAAGATATAAAAATGAAAATTACAAATTTAATTCAGAATTAAAAGGAAGAGACTTACAAAGATATTGCGAATTAGATCAGGATTGTATATTATTGTTAAAAAATGCAATAGATAGACTTGCTCTAAGTGCAAGGGCTTATGATAGAATTTTACGTCTTGCAAGAACTATTGCAGATATTGAAAAAAGTGAACGAATACAGAGTGAACATATTGCAGAAGCCATACAATATCGTAGTTTAGATAGAAAATTGTATTAACTTTTTTAGAGTTTTTATCTATAATATACTAAGCTTTATAAGAATAATGAATAAAATATAAACTAGATATTTGAATATAAGTAATAGATAATTAATACTTGGAGGATGAAATTATGTTAAATAAAAATTCTAATAATCAATCTATAAACTTCCAGAATAAAATAAATAAAACTCTAGAGATATATCATCTTTTTCATAGTGGAGTCGCTGTAATTTCTAATAAGACCTTATTGGTATTTGATTATTATAATGATGAGCCAAGAGGTGTAAAAAGAACTTTAAGTAATGGTGTTATAAGTAAAAGTGATTTAATAGCATTTGATAAAGTATATGTTTTTGTTAGTCATAGTCATAGTGATCACTATAATTCGATTATATTTGATTGGATTAACTTAAATAAAAATATTAAATATATTTTAAGTGATGATATTACAATTACGGATAATAAAATTGATAATATTGAAGAATATGTTTATTTTGTAAAGAAAGACTCTTCTTTAAATATAGATGATTTAGAAATAGAAACTTTTGGCTCAACTGACTTAGGGGTTTCTTTCTTAGTTAATATTAATAATAGAAGGATTTTTCATTCTGGTGACTTAAACTGTTGGTATTGGAAAAGTTTTTCTAAAGATAAACAAATAAAAGAAGAAAAAGATTATCAAAGAGAAGTTAATAAACTACTGGGAAAAGAAATAGATATTGCTTTTGTTCCTGTTGATCCTAGATTAGAAGAATATTATTATAAAGCTGGGGAATATTTTATCAAAAAAATAAGACCTTCTTTATTTGTGCCGATACATTTTACTAATAATTATGAAATATGCAATGTGTTTGCAGAGAAAGTAAAAATAAAAGAAGTAGAAATTTGCCTCATAAATAAACGAGGTGAAAAAATTTTATATTAGATTATGATTATGATTTATAGTTTTTTACGTTTATCAGATTGAGAGTGCTTTATGGATTATGAAAAAATTTAAAATATTAAGGAGTGATTTGATGAGTGATTTAAAAAGAGTAATATCATTATCTAATCAAATTGAAGCGCATTTTATGGAAGAAATCTTAAATGACAGAGATATACCATTTATTATAGAATCTCACCATAGTTTAGCGTTTGATGGTATATTTCAAGTTGAAGAATGGGGATTTATAAAAGCTGAAACGAAATATCATCAGGAAATAAAGGAAATATATCAAGAAATCTTAGATAACCTTGATAATTAGTAATTTTTTCAAATTTGTTTTCAAAAACACTTGACAATTAATTATTTTTACGTTATTATAAATAAAATGATATATAGTTGAGCCGAGGTTAGATGAGTTGAGAGATAGTTTAGAGTTAGCTGAGATGAGAAGTGTCTATTAAACCAGACTTATTTTTATAATAACTTTTATTTTATAATTCTATAGTCTTAAATCTTCAAAAATTATAAAATAAGTTAATAGACAAAATAAAATCTATTATCATTGATTTTATTATATTTAAAATTTTATTTTTAAATATACTTATAATACAAATACTCTACCTAAAAATATATCTATTTTATATTTTTGGGCTTATTATTTATCTCTAAAACTCAAAATTAAATCTTTTTTATAAAACCAGGCTTATGGATTATGGCCTGGTTTTTCTTTTACTATCTAAAAAATTTGTGAGTTAATTATTTATAAAAATATACTTAGGAGGTAATTAATTATGTTTAAAGAGTATTTTACAAAAGTAATTAGTGGTATGGATTTATCTAAAAAAGAAATGGAAGAAGTCATGAGATCTATTATGGAGGGTAAATTAAGTGAATCACAAATTTCAGGCTTTTTAGTTGCTTTAAGATTAAAAGGTGAAACTATCGATGAGATAACTGCTGCTGCTAAGGTGATGAGAGAAAAAGCCATATCAATTACTACAAATAAAGAATTATCTATTGATACATGTGGTACTGGTGGAGATGGTAGTGGTACTTTTAATATCTCAACAACAGTCGCACTAGTTCTTGCTGCTGCTGGTTTAACTGTAGCCAAACATGGGAATCGTTCAGTTTCTAGTAAAAGTGGTAGTGCTGATGTTCTTGAAGCACTTGGTGTTAATTTAGCATTGTCTCCTCAAGAAGTTGAAACTTGTATTGATAAATTAGGTATTGGATTTCTTTTTGCCCCTAATCATCATAAAGCTATGAAATACGCTATTAAACCAAGGAGAGACTTAGGAATTAGGACTATTTTTAATGTTTTAGGACCTTTGACAAATCCAGCATCTGTTAATTATCAAATATTAGGTGTTTTTGACCCTAAATTAGTTAAACCGCTGGCTTATGTTTTAAAGAACTTGGGACTTAAAAGCGCTATGGTTGTAAATGGGGATGGTAAAATAGATGAATTTACTCTTACTGGTATTAATAAAATAGCTTATTTGCATGATGGAATGGTTGAAGAACTAACTCTGATGCCAGAAGATGTAGGTATAAATCAAGTAGATATTTCTAGTTTACAAGGTGGAAGTCCTATTGATAATAAAGATATTATACTAAATATTTTAAAAGGTAAGAAAGGACCAAAAAGAGATGTAGTATTACTAAATACAGCTGCAGCATTCATTGTTAGTAATTTAGCAAAAAGCTGGAGAGAAGGTATTAGTTTAGCAGAAGAGATAATTGATAGTGGAAAGGCTCTCGCAAAGTTAGAGCAATTAATCGAGTACAGTAATTCCCAGGAGGTGTCTGCGTGATAGAAACTTATGAATCTCAAAAACAGCCATCGATATTAGAGAAAATAGTAAATGTAAAAAAGGAAGAAGTGAAAGACTTAAAAAAAGAAGGTATTTCTTTTGCAAATCAATTAAAAAAAAGTAAGATAAGCTTAATTGCTGAAATCAAAAAGGCCTCTCCTAGCAAAGGACTTATTTGCAAAGACTTTAATCCTGAACGACAATTGAGTGAATATATAGAAGGTGGAGCATCGGCCATCTCAATTCTAACTGATGAAAGTTTTTTTCAAGGTCACATCGAAATTCTACAAAACTTACGAGCAAAAACAAAACTACCAATTTTAAGAAAGGACTTTATAATTGATAGTATTCAAGTATATGAAAGTTTCTTTAGTGGTGCTGATGTTATTTTACTAATAGCCAGTATTTTAGAAGAAAATGATTTAAAATCACTTATAAATCTATGTAATTCATTAGGTCTTGAAGCTTTGGTAGAAGTTCATAATATAGAAGATTTGAATAAAGCAATAAATGCAAAAGCAAAAATATTAGGTATTAATAATCGTAATTTACACAACTTTACTGTAGATTTAAATAATACAGCAAAAATATTAGAAGAATTAGATAGCTTAAATCTAAGAGAAGAGTATTTAATTATTGCAGAAAGTGGAATTAAAAATAGAAAAGATATAGAAAAACTTGAAAACTGGGGAGTTAATGGTGTATTGATTGGAGAAAGCTTAATGAAAGCAGAAAATCCTCGGGAAAAGATTAAAGACCTTTTCACGTAATGGATACAAAAAACTCTATTTCACATGGTAAATCTAGAAATGCAATTAAAAGGGAGAAATATTATGCATATAAAAATTTGTGGTTTAACTAGAAAGGAAGATGTAGACTTTTGCAGTCACTTAGGAATAAATGCTTTAGGATTTATTCTGGCAGATAGTCCTCGCTCTATAGAAATTGAAAGAGTAGCAGAAATCACCAGAGGAATTACTCCGCTTATTACTAAGGTAGCAGTAGTTATGAACCCTAGTAAAGAATTATTAGAGAGAGTAGTTAATAGTGGTATTTTTGAATGCATTCAATTTCATGGAGAAGAAGATCCAGAGCTAATTTCTAATAATCCTTTAAAAAGTATCAAAGCAATTAGTATAGATATTGAAAACAATACTGGTCTGGAAAAAATAAATAAATATAAAGATGTAGATTGTTTTCTTTTTGATAGTAAAATAGGTAAAAATAGAGGCGGTATTGGATCTAGCTTTAACTGGGATATTTTAAATAATATTGAAGTAAGTAAACCATATATTTTGGCAGGAGGTTTAGGACCTGATAATATTTACGAAGCATTGTCTAAGCATAATTTTCATGGAATTGATTTAAATAGTAAATTAGAAATAAAAGCAGGTATTAAAGATCATAACTTAATCAAAGAAAGTGTAAGAATTATAAGGGATTTTCAATTATGTCAATTTTAGTTCTTAATAATTAAAGAGGAGGATATATTATGGAAACGCAAGTCGCAAAGAAAAAAGGTTATTTTGGTGAGTTTGGAGGAAGTTTCGTTCCTGAAACACTAATTCCAGCACTTGATGAATTGGAAAGAGTCTATATTAATTTAAAGGACGATGAAAATTTTAAAAAGGAATTATATAAATTACTAAAAGATTATAGTGGTAGACCTACCCCCCTGTATTATGCTAAAAAACTTAGCGAATATATTGGTGGAGCTAAAATCTATCTAAAAAGAGAAGATTTAAATCATACTGGTGCTCATAAAATAAACAATACTTTAGGTCAAATCTTATTGGCTGTCAAAATGGGCAAGAAAAGGATTATTGCGGAAACAGGTGCTGGTCAACATGGAGTTGCTACTGCTACAGCTGCTGCTAAGTTTGGGCTGAAATGCTGTATTTATATGGGTAGTAAAGATATAGAAAGACAATCTTTGAATGTTTATAAAATGAAGTTATTAGGTGCTGAAGTAAGAGCTGTTCATTCTGGTACTAAGACTTTAAAAGATGCTACAAATGAGGCTATCAGGGATTGGGTAAAAAATGTTGAGAACACACATTATATTATTGGATCTGTAGTTGGTCCTCATCCATATCCAACTATAGTTCGAGATTTCCAACGTATAATTGGTGATGAATTAAAAGAACAATTTTATGAAGAAGAAAAATCTTTGCCAAATTATATAATAGCTTGTGTTGGTGGCGGTAGTAATGCAATGGGAGTTTTTTATCCTTTTGTAAATTCTGATTATGTGAATTTAATAGGTGTAGAAGCTGCTGGTGAAGGGATAAATTCAAAAAAACATGCCGCTACTATAAGTAAAGGCAAAGTGGGAGTATTGCATGGTAGTAAATCTTATCTACTTCAAGATAATGATGGTCAGATACTACCTGCACATTCTATATCAGCTGGTTTAGACTATCCTGGTATAGGTCCGGAACACAGTTTTTTAAATGATTCGAAAAGAGTTGATTATCAGGCTGTCACAGATAATGAAACAATCAAAGCATTTAAACTCCTATCTACATTAGAAGGAATAATTCCAGCTTTAGAAAGTTCACACGCTCTGGCTTTTGCCATAAAATTTGTGCCGATGCTAGAAAAAGACCAAATTGTAGTTATTAATCTTTCTGGTCGTGGCGATAAAGATATAAATACAGTATCAAATTATCTTGGGGGTGATTTATAATGAGTAATATAGCATTTAAAACAAAAGATAAAAAAACAAATCAATTTAAAGATATATTTAAGAAAAAAGCATTAATGCCCTATATCACAGCAGGTGATCCAGATTTAAATACAACAAAGGAGATTATCTTAACTTTAGATAAGAGTGGTGCTGATATTATTGAACTTGGTATTCCTTTCTCTGACCCGCTAGCAGATGGACCAATTATACAGGCAGCAGCTTTACGATCACTAGATGCTGGTACTTCTTTAGCAAAAATCTTCGAAATGTTAGTAAGTATAAAAGATCAGGTGAATTGTCCATATTTATTAATGGGCTATTATAATCCTATTTTAAATTATGGAAAAGAGAAATTTATAAGAGATGCGAAAGAAGCAGGGGTATCTGGTGTTATAATTCCAGATTTACCTTATGATCAGGATATAGAATTTTATAATTGTCTCTTAGATAATAATATTTTTCCAATTTTAATGCTTACTCCTGTTACTACTGAAGAAAGAATAAAAAAAATAGTTGAATTAAGTCATGGCTTTATCTATTGTGTATCTTTATTAGGTACTACAGGTACAGATAGTTCTGCACTTGTGGATGTTGGAAAGTATTTAAATAAAATACGTAAATACACCAATATACCTCTCGCATTAGGTTTTGGAATAGATGGACCAGAAAAAGTTAAAGAAATAATTAATGAAAGTGACGGAATTATTATCGGCAGTGCTTTAGTTAAAATAATAGAAAAGTATGGAAAAAGCAAGGATTTATTATATTCTATTGAAGCCTTTATTAGAGAAATAAAAACAGTAATGTAGTGAATAAATACCTTGACAAATTATCAAATATTATATATACTAATTAAAATAATAAAATATATTTAAAAGTTATGATGGAGAGGGGAATTATCTGAATGGATTACAGAGAATCGGAGAAAGCTGAGAACCGATATCCTGGAAAATATTTTCTGTAGCTCTTGAACTGTAAAGCTGAAAGGACTGAATTCTTACTAGGTTTTACCGGTATCCTGATTTTCAGGAAAAAAGCATCCGTTATCATATGCTGAAGTATAAAATATAGTTATAAACTTGTATGGAGAAGGAAACTATATTGAGTACTTAATAAGGTTACTAGTAAAATAGTAACAAATATGGGTGGTACCACGTGAGACAATATCTCTCGTCCTAATTAATAGAACTTATCTGTTAATTAAGATGAGAGATTTTTTATTTTATTTTGATAAGTATTATTAATACTGTATAATTGATTGTTTCCTGACAAAAACCCCGCTACGAATTTAGTGTCAGCCAATTATGGGATGTTTTTAACTCCCTTTGGTCAAACAGAAAAACATCCTTTATCATAATTGTCTTTACTAAATTCTGCTTCGTTTTAATAGTCAGAAAATCAATTCAATTATACAATCAGCAAATCATGAAAGAATTTAAAAAACTTATCAAAATAAAACTTGATAAAATCTTTAGAAATAATATAAGGATAATAAATAAGAGGAGAGTGAATAAAGTGAAAAAAATGACTGGAGCGAAGATTTTTGTAGAGTCACTTTATCGTGAGAAGGTAGAAGTAATTTTTGCATATCCTGGAGCAAAGGTAATTACAATTTATGATGAGTTGTTTAAATCAAATTTTAATCATATTTTGCCTCATCATGAACAAGGGGGTATCCATGCTGCTGAGGGTTATGCCAAAGCAACTGGTAAAGTTGGGGTTTGTATGACTACATCTGGACCAGGTGCTACGAATTTGATAACCGGGCTGGCTGATGCATATATGGATTCAGTACCAATAGTAGCATTTACAGGGCAGGTACCAAGAAATTTGATTGGTACTGATTCTTTTCAGGAGGCAGATATCAAAGGCATATCAACTCCAATTACCAAGCATAATTATTTAGTAGAAGACATTAAGGATCTAACAAGAATTATAAAAGAAGCTTTTTTTATTGCAAGAACAGGTAGACCTGGACCGGTTTTAGTTGATATTCCAGCTGATATCTTAAATGAAGAGATCGAATTTGAATATCCAGAAACTATTTCTTTTTCTGGATATCATCCTAATAATGATATTGAAGAAGAACAGATTAAGAGTGCAGCTGAACTTATAAATAATGCTAAAAAACCTGTTATTTACGCTGGTGGAGGTTGTATTATTTCTGGTGCAAGTGATGAAGTGAGAGCTTTGGCCAAAAAAGCTTCTATACCAGTTACTACTACATTAATGGGTATTGGAACTTTTAATGAGAATCATAACTTAAGTTTAGGTATGCTTGGTATGCACGGAACAACAGAAGCAAATCTTGCTATTACAAATTCAGATTTAATCATAGCTCTTGGAGCCCGTTTTGATGATCGTGTAACCGGTAAGATAGATAAATTTGCACCCAATGCGGATATAATTCATGTTGATATTGATTCAGCAGAACTAGAAAAGCTACTAGCTGTAAATATAGCTATACGTGCTGATGTTAAAGATACTTTAAAGGAGATTCTTCCACTTGTGGATAATCAATCTAACGAGAGCTGGCTAGAAGAAATCGAATCATGGAAACATCTAGATAAGAAGTACAAGAACAATACTGGTAAAACAGGAAAGTTAGTACCACATTCTATTATTGAAGAACTATATAATCAAACAAATGGAGATGCTTTAATTACAACAGAAGTTGGTCAACATCAAATGTGGGCAGCTAAATTCTATAAATATAGTAAGGCTCGTAGCTTCATTTCTTCTGGTGGATTAGGAACAATGGGCTTTGGTTTTCCCGCCGCAATTGGAGCTAAAATAGGAAAACCAAATGAAAAGGTAATATGTATAGCTGGTGATGGTAGCTTTCAAATGAATATACAAGAACTAGCTACTATTGCCAAGAATGATATCTCTGTAATTATAATAATACTAAACAATCAATATTTAGGTATGGTGAGACAATGGCAAGAACTGTTTTTTGATAAACGTTATGCAGGAACCTGTCTGAGAAGACATAAAAATTGTTCGCCAGATTGCTCATCACCAGGAGATGATTGTCCAGAAATACTTCCAAACTTTGTAACTATTGCTTCTGGCTATGGAATTAAAGGAAAAAGAATAAGCAAAATAGAAGATGTAAAACCCGCATTAAAAGAAGCTTTAAATAGTAATGAATCATATATCTTAGATTTTATAATTGAAGAAGAAGAAAATGTTTTTCCAATGGTACCGGCTGGTGGTAGTTTAGAAGATATGATTTTAAAAAAAGATATAGATAAAGATTAACTCAACTTTCTGAGTTAAATTCTGAGTGTGAAGCCAAGTTAGCATAACTTCATTCGCAAAAAAAGCTAATTTCCAGAATTAATAAATAATCAATAATTAAAAATAATATTTTAAATTAAATCATATATATGATATAATCTAAAGTGCTTATTAGTGTCCCATTTCTAAAGCAATGCTTTAGCAAGAACACTATTGAGCACTATTTTATTGACTTTATAGATATAATAATATTATATATTTTTAATTTATAGCATTTGATAAAGAAAAGGAAGGTGGAAGATAGATATGTCTTTATTTGAAGAAACTACATATGATGCTTCTCAAATACAAGTACTTGAAGGATTAGAAGCAGTAAGAAAAAGACCAGGAATGTATATTGGTAGTACAGGTATTAGAGGTTTACATCATCTTGTATGGGAAGTAGTAGATAATAGTATAGATGAATTTTTAGCCGGTTATGGTGATGTTATTACTGTAACTATTGATCAAGATAATATAGTAACAATTGAAGATCAAGGAAGGGGTATTCCTGCAGATATTCATCCTGATACAGGACTTCCAGCTGCTCAAGTTGTTATGACAACTCTTCATGCAGGTGGGAAATTTGATAACAATTCATATAAAGTTTCTGGTGGTTTACATGGAGTTGGTGTATCTGTCGTCAATGCTTTATCAGAATCCTTAGAATTAACTACATATGTAAATGGATATGAGTATCATCAAAAATACGAAAGAGGAATACCTGTATCGGAATTCAAAAAAGTGGGTAGTACATTAAAAAATGGTACTAAAATAACTTTCAAACCGGATAGAGATATCTTTGAAGTAAGTGAATTTAAATTCGAGACTTTAGCTCATCGTTTACAGGAATCAGCTTTTTTAAACAAAGAGCTTTCTTTCATATTAATTGATGAACGAAGTGAAAAAAGAAAAGAGGAAAAATTTCAATATGATGGTGGTATTAAGGCCTTTGTTGAATATCTTAATAAAAACAGAAATGTTTTAAATGATCAGATTATATATACAGAAGATACTGTTGACGATTATTATATCGAAATAGGTATTCAATATAATGATGGATATAATGAAAGAATCTATTCATATGCCAATAATATTAATACAATTGATGGTGGCTATCATGTTACTGGATTTAAAACTGCTTTAACTAAAGCCATTAATAATTTTGCTAAAAATAATAATTTAATTAAACAGAAAGATCAATCTTTAAATGGAAATGATGTACGAGAAGGAATTACTGCTATTATAAATGTGAAATTACCAGACCCTCAATTTGAAGGTCAGACCAAATCAAAACTAGGTAATAGTGAAATTAGAAGTGTTGTGGAAAGTGCAGTATACGATTATTTGAGTTTATATCTTGATACAAATCCAGATATCGGAAAAACAATCGTTGATAAAGCCTTGCAAGCAGTACGTGCTAGAAATGCTTCTAAAAAAGCCCGTGAATTAACTAGAAGAAAAAGTGCACTTAGTTCTAATTCTTTACCAGGAAAGTTGGCTGATTGTGCTAGTAAGAAAGCAGAAGATAGTGAATTGTTCATTGTTGAGGGAGATTCTGCAGGTGGTTCTGCTAAACAGGGTAGAAATCGTCATTTTCAAGCTATTTTACCTTTGAAAGGTAAAATTCTTAATGTAGAAAGAGCACGCCTTGATAAGATATTAAATAATACTGAGGTGGCAGCACTTATCACTGCCTTAGGTGCTGGAATAGGAGAAGAATTTGATATAAGTAATTTAAGATATCATAAAATAGTTATTATGACTGATGCTGATGTGGATGGAGCACATATTGCTACTTTAATTCTAACCTTATTTTATCGTTATATGCCAGAACTTATTAAAAAAGGACATGTATATTTAGCTCAACCTCCATTATATAAAGTAACTTATAATAAAAAAGAAGAGTATCTTTATAATGACCAGGCATTAGAAGATTATAAAAAGAAAACTAAAGGCAATTTCTCTATTCAAAGATACAAAGGTCTTGGAGAAATGAATCCTCGACAATTATGGAACACAACTATGGATCCAGAAACACGGAAATTATTAAAAGTTGAAATTGATGATGAAATAGAAGCAGATGAGATCTTTACTCATCTTATGGGTTCTAATGCAAGTCTAAGACGAGAATTTATCATAGCCAACGCTGATATGGTTGATGAATTGGATATATAAGATTATTTTAGGTTTTCATTTTAAATGAGAATTAATCATTTAGAATGAGAACCTTTTTATTTAAATTTATTTCTATATTTTTCTTATTTATAAAGATGATTATAAGCAAAAATAAAAAGGTTTCTTTGTTTAAATATAGAAGTATAATATATAAACAATTAAAATGGAGGTTTTATTTTTATGAATAAAGAAGATAAGATCCTTAAATTATTAGAAAAAATGAGCAATGACATTCAAGGCGTTAAAGATGAGTTTCAGGAATTTAAAAGTGATATAAAAGAGATAGATACTAAGATTGAAGCCTTAGAATCTAAACTAGATGAAGACTATCAAATATCATCTGTATTACTAGAA
This genomic interval from Halanaerobiaceae bacterium ANBcell28 contains the following:
- the trpA gene encoding tryptophan synthase subunit alpha; protein product: MSNIAFKTKDKKTNQFKDIFKKKALMPYITAGDPDLNTTKEIILTLDKSGADIIELGIPFSDPLADGPIIQAAALRSLDAGTSLAKIFEMLVSIKDQVNCPYLLMGYYNPILNYGKEKFIRDAKEAGVSGVIIPDLPYDQDIEFYNCLLDNNIFPILMLTPVTTEERIKKIVELSHGFIYCVSLLGTTGTDSSALVDVGKYLNKIRKYTNIPLALGFGIDGPEKVKEIINESDGIIIGSALVKIIEKYGKSKDLLYSIEAFIREIKTVM
- the trpC gene encoding indole-3-glycerol phosphate synthase TrpC is translated as MIETYESQKQPSILEKIVNVKKEEVKDLKKEGISFANQLKKSKISLIAEIKKASPSKGLICKDFNPERQLSEYIEGGASAISILTDESFFQGHIEILQNLRAKTKLPILRKDFIIDSIQVYESFFSGADVILLIASILEENDLKSLINLCNSLGLEALVEVHNIEDLNKAINAKAKILGINNRNLHNFTVDLNNTAKILEELDSLNLREEYLIIAESGIKNRKDIEKLENWGVNGVLIGESLMKAENPREKIKDLFT
- the gyrB gene encoding DNA topoisomerase (ATP-hydrolyzing) subunit B encodes the protein MSLFEETTYDASQIQVLEGLEAVRKRPGMYIGSTGIRGLHHLVWEVVDNSIDEFLAGYGDVITVTIDQDNIVTIEDQGRGIPADIHPDTGLPAAQVVMTTLHAGGKFDNNSYKVSGGLHGVGVSVVNALSESLELTTYVNGYEYHQKYERGIPVSEFKKVGSTLKNGTKITFKPDRDIFEVSEFKFETLAHRLQESAFLNKELSFILIDERSEKRKEEKFQYDGGIKAFVEYLNKNRNVLNDQIIYTEDTVDDYYIEIGIQYNDGYNERIYSYANNINTIDGGYHVTGFKTALTKAINNFAKNNNLIKQKDQSLNGNDVREGITAIINVKLPDPQFEGQTKSKLGNSEIRSVVESAVYDYLSLYLDTNPDIGKTIVDKALQAVRARNASKKARELTRRKSALSSNSLPGKLADCASKKAEDSELFIVEGDSAGGSAKQGRNRHFQAILPLKGKILNVERARLDKILNNTEVAALITALGAGIGEEFDISNLRYHKIVIMTDADVDGAHIATLILTLFYRYMPELIKKGHVYLAQPPLYKVTYNKKEEYLYNDQALEDYKKKTKGNFSIQRYKGLGEMNPRQLWNTTMDPETRKLLKVEIDDEIEADEIFTHLMGSNASLRREFIIANADMVDELDI
- the trpB gene encoding tryptophan synthase subunit beta: METQVAKKKGYFGEFGGSFVPETLIPALDELERVYINLKDDENFKKELYKLLKDYSGRPTPLYYAKKLSEYIGGAKIYLKREDLNHTGAHKINNTLGQILLAVKMGKKRIIAETGAGQHGVATATAAAKFGLKCCIYMGSKDIERQSLNVYKMKLLGAEVRAVHSGTKTLKDATNEAIRDWVKNVENTHYIIGSVVGPHPYPTIVRDFQRIIGDELKEQFYEEEKSLPNYIIACVGGGSNAMGVFYPFVNSDYVNLIGVEAAGEGINSKKHAATISKGKVGVLHGSKSYLLQDNDGQILPAHSISAGLDYPGIGPEHSFLNDSKRVDYQAVTDNETIKAFKLLSTLEGIIPALESSHALAFAIKFVPMLEKDQIVVINLSGRGDKDINTVSNYLGGDL
- the trpD gene encoding anthranilate phosphoribosyltransferase; the protein is MFKEYFTKVISGMDLSKKEMEEVMRSIMEGKLSESQISGFLVALRLKGETIDEITAAAKVMREKAISITTNKELSIDTCGTGGDGSGTFNISTTVALVLAAAGLTVAKHGNRSVSSKSGSADVLEALGVNLALSPQEVETCIDKLGIGFLFAPNHHKAMKYAIKPRRDLGIRTIFNVLGPLTNPASVNYQILGVFDPKLVKPLAYVLKNLGLKSAMVVNGDGKIDEFTLTGINKIAYLHDGMVEELTLMPEDVGINQVDISSLQGGSPIDNKDIILNILKGKKGPKRDVVLLNTAAAFIVSNLAKSWREGISLAEEIIDSGKALAKLEQLIEYSNSQEVSA
- a CDS encoding MBL fold metallo-hydrolase, which produces MLNKNSNNQSINFQNKINKTLEIYHLFHSGVAVISNKTLLVFDYYNDEPRGVKRTLSNGVISKSDLIAFDKVYVFVSHSHSDHYNSIIFDWINLNKNIKYILSDDITITDNKIDNIEEYVYFVKKDSSLNIDDLEIETFGSTDLGVSFLVNINNRRIFHSGDLNCWYWKSFSKDKQIKEEKDYQREVNKLLGKEIDIAFVPVDPRLEEYYYKAGEYFIKKIRPSLFVPIHFTNNYEICNVFAEKVKIKEVEICLINKRGEKILY
- a CDS encoding phosphoribosylanthranilate isomerase, encoding MHIKICGLTRKEDVDFCSHLGINALGFILADSPRSIEIERVAEITRGITPLITKVAVVMNPSKELLERVVNSGIFECIQFHGEEDPELISNNPLKSIKAISIDIENNTGLEKINKYKDVDCFLFDSKIGKNRGGIGSSFNWDILNNIEVSKPYILAGGLGPDNIYEALSKHNFHGIDLNSKLEIKAGIKDHNLIKESVRIIRDFQLCQF
- the ilvB gene encoding biosynthetic-type acetolactate synthase large subunit, whose amino-acid sequence is MKKMTGAKIFVESLYREKVEVIFAYPGAKVITIYDELFKSNFNHILPHHEQGGIHAAEGYAKATGKVGVCMTTSGPGATNLITGLADAYMDSVPIVAFTGQVPRNLIGTDSFQEADIKGISTPITKHNYLVEDIKDLTRIIKEAFFIARTGRPGPVLVDIPADILNEEIEFEYPETISFSGYHPNNDIEEEQIKSAAELINNAKKPVIYAGGGCIISGASDEVRALAKKASIPVTTTLMGIGTFNENHNLSLGMLGMHGTTEANLAITNSDLIIALGARFDDRVTGKIDKFAPNADIIHVDIDSAELEKLLAVNIAIRADVKDTLKEILPLVDNQSNESWLEEIESWKHLDKKYKNNTGKTGKLVPHSIIEELYNQTNGDALITTEVGQHQMWAAKFYKYSKARSFISSGGLGTMGFGFPAAIGAKIGKPNEKVICIAGDGSFQMNIQELATIAKNDISVIIIILNNQYLGMVRQWQELFFDKRYAGTCLRRHKNCSPDCSSPGDDCPEILPNFVTIASGYGIKGKRISKIEDVKPALKEALNSNESYILDFIIEEEENVFPMVPAGGSLEDMILKKDIDKD